Proteins encoded by one window of Pseudomonas sp. LS44:
- a CDS encoding lipid-transfer protein has product MSQKTYVAGVGMIQFAKPGQSGSYVEMGAEAIRLALKDAGIDYNLVQQAYAGYVYGDSTCGQSALYEVGMTGIPVINVNNNCASGSTALYLARQAVESGAVDCALAFGFEQMQPGALKSSWNDREPAMGKSYRAASEVFPEGVGMPGALMLFGGAGKEHMEKYGTQMSTFAAIRAKASRHAANNPLAVFKKVVTTEEVMADQVVWEGVMTRLMACPPTCGGAAAILVSERFAKKHGLRTDVVVLAQALATDKPAAFDPPSMIEIVGSGMTRQASQEVYEKAGVGPQDIRVCELHDCFAHNELITYEGLGFCPAGGGEKFVMDGDNTYGGQVVINPSGGLLSKGHPLGATGLAQCFELTHQLRGTAGARQVENLQHALQHNLGLGGAGVVTLYGRG; this is encoded by the coding sequence ATGTCGCAGAAAACCTATGTTGCCGGTGTCGGCATGATTCAGTTTGCCAAACCTGGCCAGAGCGGTAGCTACGTCGAGATGGGTGCCGAGGCGATCCGCCTGGCCCTGAAGGATGCCGGCATTGACTACAACCTGGTGCAGCAGGCTTATGCAGGCTACGTCTACGGCGACTCCACCTGCGGCCAGTCGGCACTCTACGAAGTCGGCATGACCGGTATCCCGGTGATCAACGTCAACAACAACTGCGCCAGCGGCTCGACCGCCCTGTACCTGGCCCGCCAGGCGGTGGAAAGCGGCGCGGTGGATTGCGCCCTGGCCTTCGGTTTCGAGCAGATGCAGCCGGGCGCGCTGAAGAGCTCCTGGAACGATCGAGAGCCGGCCATGGGCAAATCCTATCGTGCCGCTTCCGAAGTCTTTCCGGAGGGTGTCGGCATGCCAGGGGCGCTGATGCTCTTCGGTGGCGCCGGTAAAGAACACATGGAGAAGTACGGCACGCAGATGAGCACCTTTGCCGCGATCCGCGCCAAGGCCAGCCGTCACGCCGCCAACAACCCGCTGGCGGTGTTCAAGAAAGTCGTCACTACTGAAGAAGTAATGGCCGACCAAGTGGTCTGGGAGGGCGTGATGACCCGTCTGATGGCCTGCCCGCCGACCTGCGGTGGCGCCGCGGCGATCCTCGTGTCCGAGCGCTTCGCCAAGAAGCACGGCCTGCGTACCGACGTGGTGGTCCTCGCCCAAGCCCTCGCCACCGACAAGCCGGCAGCCTTCGACCCGCCGTCGATGATCGAAATCGTCGGCAGTGGCATGACCCGCCAGGCCTCCCAGGAAGTCTACGAAAAAGCTGGCGTCGGCCCGCAAGACATCCGCGTTTGCGAGCTGCACGACTGCTTCGCCCACAACGAACTGATCACCTATGAAGGCCTGGGCTTCTGCCCGGCTGGTGGCGGCGAGAAGTTCGTCATGGACGGTGACAACACCTACGGCGGTCAGGTGGTGATCAATCCGTCCGGCGGTCTGCTGTCCAAAGGTCACCCGCTGGGCGCCACCGGTCTGGCGCAGTGCTTCGAGCTGACCCACCAGCTGCGCGGCACCGCTGGCGCGCGTCAGGTCGAGAACCTGCAGCACGCCCTGCAGCACAACCTCGGCCTCGGCGGCGCTGGTGTCGTGACCCTCTACGGTCGCGGTTGA
- a CDS encoding CaiB/BaiF CoA-transferase family protein, translated as MAGPLAGVKVIEMNAIGPAPFAVMLLADMGAEVIRIDRQVSGFLNGDDSVIGRGRRSLAIDPRKPGATEVLLQLIEGADVLVEGFRPGVMERLGLGPDICLARNPKLVYGRMTGWGQTGPLASSAGHDLNYLAITGALHAMGHADREPTPPLHLAGDMGGGAMFLAFGVVCALFEARKSGAGQVVDAAISDGAALLSTMYYELKQRGEWRGRGENMFDGGAPFYGCYACADGGFVSIGSIEPQFYQLLLELCGIDDPAFKAQWDRGEWPALRSKLEALFRTRSRDQWCQLLEGTDVCFAPVLDFSEAPAHPHHLARGTFMESNGVVHPAPAPHLSATPAVAGKVVRNGEHNLEILRELGLDEVAIATLRSAGAIA; from the coding sequence ATGGCGGGACCATTGGCAGGTGTGAAAGTAATTGAGATGAATGCAATCGGCCCGGCGCCGTTCGCGGTGATGTTGCTCGCCGACATGGGCGCCGAGGTGATCCGCATCGATCGGCAGGTCTCCGGCTTCCTCAACGGCGACGACAGCGTGATCGGCCGTGGCCGGCGCAGCCTGGCCATCGACCCGCGCAAACCAGGTGCCACTGAGGTGCTGCTGCAGCTGATCGAGGGCGCAGACGTGCTGGTGGAGGGTTTCCGCCCCGGCGTCATGGAGCGCCTCGGCCTTGGTCCCGACATCTGTCTCGCGCGTAACCCGAAGCTGGTCTACGGCCGCATGACCGGCTGGGGGCAGACAGGACCGCTGGCATCTAGTGCCGGGCATGACCTCAACTACCTGGCGATCACTGGTGCCCTGCATGCCATGGGGCATGCCGATCGCGAACCGACGCCGCCGCTACACCTGGCCGGCGACATGGGCGGCGGGGCGATGTTTCTCGCGTTCGGTGTCGTCTGCGCGCTGTTCGAGGCGCGTAAGTCGGGCGCAGGCCAGGTAGTGGACGCGGCCATCAGCGACGGCGCGGCGCTGCTCAGCACGATGTATTACGAGCTCAAGCAGCGCGGTGAGTGGCGCGGTCGTGGCGAGAACATGTTCGACGGCGGTGCGCCGTTCTACGGTTGCTACGCCTGTGCCGATGGCGGCTTCGTGTCCATCGGCTCGATCGAGCCGCAGTTCTATCAATTGCTCCTCGAACTCTGCGGAATCGACGATCCAGCCTTCAAGGCCCAGTGGGACCGCGGGGAATGGCCGGCGCTGCGCAGCAAGCTGGAAGCGCTATTCCGCACCCGCAGTCGTGACCAGTGGTGCCAGCTGTTGGAAGGGACGGATGTGTGTTTCGCCCCGGTGCTGGATTTCAGCGAGGCACCTGCCCACCCGCATCACCTGGCGCGGGGCACCTTCATGGAGAGCAACGGGGTCGTCCACCCAGCCCCTGCTCCGCACCTGAGCGCGACTCCTGCAGTCGCCGGCAAGGTCGTGCGCAACGGCGAGCACAACCTGGAAATTCTCCGCGAACTCGGCCTAGACGAAGTGGCTATCGCCACGTTGCGATCGGCCGGGGCAATTGCCTGA
- a CDS encoding LuxR C-terminal-related transcriptional regulator, producing the protein MFDRPDLLARLSLIPTVAEAPAHQAWPDLTETGNAGPSELHIHPTKFSVPRAVTSPLPRHALLQRMSDADAPRLILISAAAGFGKTTLLRLYREHCLAQGRRVLWLNLDAADNQPRRLAAHLRAGLQPGESVRGDETSLLTYLGSLDEPFSILLDDFEALTAPAALDFIRRLLEALPACGSLVIASRTTPDISLGRLRAQGQVLEIGTAALRFTPEETATYLRETCGLELDDSEVASLQHSTEGWITALYLATLSLQGRSDRTAFIHLLSGSSLELADYLAEDILANQSEELRNFLLQTSILDDFCVPLCDELLGSHNSQALIDQLERANLFIQPTDPQRHWYRYHRLFREFLSHALERQLPGQAEHLHRRAAQWYLKTERPLAAIEQHLQATDWAAGAELLDRQLDALVDAGRLRLLLRWLERLPADVLDVYPRLVLSHAWTLLLDRRYQHAMRVVERHPAGPEIQAIRCLLLALTDQLDAALALGQTQIERLSPHDGLQYSIVATPLAFCLVYAGRYDDARHILTEMAHQGSQGGRALLGGIATYIESTLELTQGHLRDSSARLEAARLTETPEQSSKWGAGKPTLDILRAVVLYEGDELVKAGHILAGIPADALDIAGSDSLITRLVLLARIALQLGDRDAWLHHLAELEQLGRGSGSMRILCAVWLERTRVATLEDRLDIAAQALHSAELSGGWVRPDRSTNSCDTDTPFIARQRLQIARGQYREAVTALRPAIETALQYQHYRRALKLRLLLAMAQAGTGRRKDALTTLTAALQLASKEGFLRTFLDEGAALEKLMRSWAVSFQALCSSLNISPAFITDLLHRYETQHGAKTTPQADLQLTAREIDVIRLLAAGNRNRAIAEQMCLSEHTVKSHLRSVSGKLGAKSRTEVLAIARAHGLLD; encoded by the coding sequence ATGTTCGACCGCCCAGACCTGTTGGCGCGCCTGAGCCTGATCCCCACTGTCGCGGAAGCACCGGCACACCAGGCGTGGCCGGACCTCACCGAAACTGGCAATGCCGGCCCCTCTGAACTGCATATCCACCCCACCAAGTTCAGCGTGCCGAGGGCAGTGACCAGCCCTCTCCCTCGCCACGCTTTGCTGCAGCGCATGAGTGACGCCGACGCGCCCCGCCTCATCCTGATCAGCGCCGCTGCCGGCTTCGGCAAGACCACTTTGCTGCGCCTGTACCGCGAACACTGCCTTGCGCAGGGGCGCCGGGTGCTCTGGCTGAACCTCGACGCGGCCGACAACCAGCCGCGTCGCCTGGCGGCTCACCTGCGCGCAGGCCTTCAGCCCGGAGAATCGGTGCGCGGAGACGAAACCTCGCTACTCACCTACCTGGGCAGCCTGGACGAACCATTTTCAATCTTGCTGGACGACTTCGAGGCGCTCACTGCGCCCGCGGCGCTGGACTTCATCCGGCGCTTGCTCGAAGCCCTGCCCGCGTGCGGATCGCTGGTAATTGCCTCCCGAACCACACCGGACATCAGCCTGGGTCGGCTACGTGCCCAGGGCCAGGTGCTCGAGATTGGCACCGCCGCGTTACGCTTCACCCCCGAGGAGACCGCCACCTACCTCCGCGAGACCTGCGGCCTGGAGTTGGACGACAGCGAAGTCGCCAGCTTGCAGCACAGCACCGAAGGCTGGATCACCGCCCTCTACCTGGCCACCCTGTCATTACAAGGCCGCAGCGACCGGACGGCCTTCATCCACTTGCTCTCCGGGTCCAGCCTAGAGCTGGCCGACTACCTGGCCGAGGACATCCTCGCGAACCAAAGCGAGGAACTGCGCAACTTCCTGTTGCAGACCAGCATCCTCGACGACTTCTGCGTCCCGCTCTGTGACGAGCTTCTGGGCAGCCATAACAGCCAGGCGCTGATTGACCAACTCGAGCGCGCCAATCTATTCATCCAGCCGACTGACCCGCAGCGTCACTGGTATCGCTATCACCGGCTGTTCCGCGAGTTCCTGTCTCACGCCCTGGAACGTCAGCTTCCCGGGCAGGCCGAACACCTCCACAGACGTGCTGCGCAGTGGTATCTGAAGACTGAGCGCCCCTTGGCAGCCATCGAGCAGCACCTGCAGGCGACAGACTGGGCGGCTGGCGCGGAACTGCTGGACCGCCAGCTCGACGCGCTGGTCGATGCCGGCCGGTTGCGCCTGCTGTTGCGCTGGCTCGAGCGATTGCCTGCGGATGTTCTCGATGTCTACCCACGCTTGGTGCTGAGCCACGCCTGGACGCTGCTGCTCGATCGCCGCTATCAGCACGCCATGCGGGTCGTCGAGCGCCACCCGGCCGGGCCGGAAATCCAGGCCATCCGCTGCCTGTTACTGGCGCTCACCGATCAGCTGGATGCCGCACTTGCCTTGGGTCAAACCCAGATCGAACGCCTATCGCCACACGACGGCCTGCAGTACAGCATCGTGGCGACACCGCTGGCCTTCTGTCTGGTCTATGCCGGCCGCTACGACGATGCGCGCCACATTTTGACCGAGATGGCGCACCAAGGCTCGCAGGGCGGCCGGGCGCTTCTGGGGGGAATCGCGACCTACATTGAAAGTACGCTCGAACTGACCCAGGGGCATTTGCGCGACTCTTCCGCTCGACTGGAGGCCGCCCGCCTGACTGAGACTCCCGAGCAGAGCAGCAAGTGGGGGGCAGGCAAACCGACGCTGGATATCTTGCGGGCCGTCGTGCTTTACGAGGGCGACGAGCTGGTCAAGGCAGGCCACATCCTCGCCGGCATTCCGGCTGACGCACTGGATATCGCCGGATCGGATTCCCTGATCACCCGCCTGGTGCTTCTGGCACGCATCGCCTTGCAGCTGGGTGACCGCGATGCTTGGCTGCATCACCTGGCCGAGCTGGAACAACTGGGGCGAGGCAGTGGCTCCATGCGCATACTCTGCGCGGTCTGGCTGGAGCGTACCCGCGTCGCCACCCTGGAGGATCGTCTGGATATCGCCGCCCAGGCACTCCACTCCGCGGAGCTATCCGGCGGCTGGGTACGACCGGATCGATCGACGAACAGTTGCGATACCGACACCCCGTTCATCGCTCGGCAACGCCTGCAGATCGCCCGCGGCCAGTACCGAGAGGCCGTTACCGCCCTGCGCCCCGCCATCGAAACCGCACTGCAGTATCAGCATTATCGTCGGGCCTTGAAGCTGCGCCTGTTGCTGGCAATGGCACAGGCCGGAACGGGCCGACGCAAAGACGCCCTGACAACCCTCACCGCGGCGTTGCAGCTGGCCAGCAAGGAGGGGTTTCTGCGGACCTTCCTCGACGAGGGCGCAGCGCTGGAAAAACTTATGCGCAGTTGGGCAGTCTCCTTCCAGGCCCTGTGCAGCAGCCTGAACATTTCGCCGGCCTTCATCACCGACCTGCTGCACCGCTACGAAACGCAGCATGGAGCGAAGACGACTCCGCAAGCTGATTTGCAGCTGACCGCTCGCGAGATCGATGTGATCCGTCTACTGGCGGCGGGCAACCGAAACCGCGCCATCGCCGAACAAATGTGCCTCTCCGAGCACACCGTGAAGAGTCACTTGCGCAGCGTCAGTGGGAAGTTGGGGGCGAAGAGCCGTACCGAAGTCCTCGCCATCGCTCGGGCCCATGGCCTGCTCGACTGA